The following are encoded together in the Vibrio splendidus genome:
- the acnD gene encoding Fe/S-dependent 2-methylisocitrate dehydratase AcnD, with translation MSDVKLERNQDLDENKYRKVLPGTGLEYFNACEAVEAISPGAYKTLPYTSRVLAEQLVRRCDSETLEDSLKQIIERKSDLDFPWYPARVVCHDILGQTALVDLAGLRDAIADQGGDPAKVNPVVETQLIVDHSLAVEHAGFDSEAFDKNRAIEERRNEDRFHFIEWCKTAFKNVSVIPAGNGIMHQINLEKMSPVIQSKEGIAFPDTCVGTDSHTPHVDALGVIAIGVGGLEAETVMLGRPSMMRLPDIVGVKLTGQRQEGITATDIVLAITEFLRNERVVSSYLEFFGEGARALTIGDRATISNMTPEYGATAGMFYIDEQTIQYLKLTGREPEQVELVERYAKQTGLWADDLDSAQYERVLEFDLSKVERNLAGPSNPHRRLPTRELAEQGISQASWKEQHAKEYSDDQMPDGAVIIAAITSCTNTSNPRNVVAAALVAKKANQLGLVRKPWVKTSFAPGSKVAKLYLESAGLLPELEQLGFGIVGYACTTCNGMSGALDPAIQQEIIDRDLYSTAVLSGNRNFDGRIHPYAKQAFLASPPLVVAYALAGTIRFDIEKDSLGTDSNGKPIYLSDLWPSDAEIDAVVGEHVKPQQFQQIYVKMFQPDEEQVTTEPLYDWRPQSTYIRRPPYWEGALAGERSLSGMRPLAILGDNITTDHLSPSNAILASSAAGEYLAKMEVPEEDFNSYATHRGDHLTAQRATFANPKLFNEMVKDAGEVVQGSLARVEPEGQVTRMWEAIETYMNRKQPLIVVAGADYGQGSSRDWAAKGVRLAGVEVIVAEGFERIHRTNLVGMGVLPLQFKAGNNRNTLELDGTELYDVYGDIEACSDLALVITRKNGEKLDVPVTCRLDTADEVNVYSAGGVLQRFAKDFLAQ, from the coding sequence ATGTCTGATGTAAAACTTGAAAGAAACCAAGATCTTGATGAAAACAAGTATCGAAAGGTTCTACCGGGAACGGGCTTAGAATATTTCAATGCTTGCGAAGCGGTAGAAGCAATATCCCCGGGCGCTTATAAAACCTTGCCTTATACGTCGCGAGTGTTGGCGGAACAATTGGTAAGACGCTGTGATTCTGAAACGCTTGAAGACAGCTTAAAACAGATCATTGAACGCAAGAGCGACTTAGATTTTCCTTGGTATCCTGCGCGCGTTGTATGTCATGACATTCTTGGTCAAACAGCCCTAGTAGATTTGGCTGGTTTACGCGATGCAATTGCCGACCAAGGCGGAGACCCTGCCAAGGTAAACCCAGTGGTCGAAACCCAACTGATTGTTGATCACTCTCTGGCAGTGGAACACGCAGGCTTTGATAGCGAAGCCTTTGATAAAAACCGCGCGATTGAAGAGCGCAGAAACGAAGACCGTTTTCATTTTATTGAATGGTGTAAAACCGCGTTTAAAAACGTGAGTGTGATCCCTGCTGGTAACGGGATCATGCACCAGATTAACTTGGAGAAAATGTCTCCAGTTATTCAATCTAAAGAAGGCATCGCGTTTCCTGATACCTGTGTTGGTACCGATAGCCATACACCGCACGTTGATGCTCTGGGCGTTATTGCGATTGGTGTGGGCGGCTTGGAAGCTGAGACAGTGATGCTCGGTCGTCCGTCGATGATGCGATTGCCTGATATTGTCGGCGTTAAACTGACGGGTCAACGACAAGAAGGGATAACTGCAACGGATATTGTGCTTGCGATTACAGAGTTTCTTCGCAATGAGAGAGTGGTCTCAAGCTATTTGGAATTCTTCGGTGAAGGGGCTCGTGCTCTGACCATTGGTGACCGCGCAACCATCTCCAACATGACGCCAGAGTACGGTGCGACAGCGGGTATGTTCTATATCGATGAGCAGACTATTCAATACCTGAAGCTCACCGGTCGAGAGCCTGAGCAGGTTGAATTAGTTGAACGCTACGCCAAGCAAACCGGGTTATGGGCTGACGATCTCGATTCTGCTCAATATGAGCGTGTATTAGAGTTTGATTTATCGAAGGTTGAGCGCAATCTTGCAGGGCCATCCAATCCCCATCGTCGTTTGCCAACCAGAGAGCTGGCTGAACAAGGCATCAGTCAAGCATCTTGGAAAGAGCAGCATGCTAAGGAGTACAGCGATGATCAGATGCCCGATGGTGCCGTAATCATTGCGGCAATTACTTCTTGTACCAACACCAGCAACCCAAGAAACGTGGTCGCCGCAGCATTAGTGGCTAAGAAAGCCAATCAGCTTGGATTAGTTCGTAAGCCGTGGGTGAAAACGTCATTTGCTCCAGGTTCTAAAGTTGCCAAGCTCTATCTCGAGTCGGCAGGTTTGCTTCCCGAACTTGAACAATTAGGCTTCGGTATCGTGGGTTATGCGTGTACTACCTGTAATGGTATGAGCGGAGCCCTAGATCCTGCTATCCAACAAGAGATCATCGACCGCGACCTGTATTCAACCGCTGTGTTGTCAGGGAATCGCAACTTCGATGGTCGAATCCATCCCTATGCCAAACAAGCGTTTTTAGCATCACCGCCATTGGTGGTTGCTTATGCCTTGGCTGGCACGATTCGCTTTGATATCGAGAAAGACAGCTTAGGCACTGACAGCAACGGCAAGCCAATCTACTTAAGTGATTTATGGCCGAGTGATGCGGAGATCGATGCTGTTGTCGGTGAACATGTTAAGCCTCAGCAATTCCAACAAATCTACGTGAAAATGTTCCAGCCAGACGAGGAACAGGTGACGACTGAACCGCTTTATGACTGGCGACCTCAAAGTACCTATATTCGCAGACCACCTTATTGGGAAGGGGCTCTTGCGGGAGAACGAAGCCTTTCTGGTATGAGACCGTTAGCTATTCTTGGCGACAACATCACCACCGATCATCTATCGCCTTCAAACGCGATTCTCGCTTCGAGTGCGGCAGGTGAGTACTTGGCGAAAATGGAAGTGCCAGAAGAAGACTTTAACTCTTATGCGACTCATCGAGGTGATCACTTAACCGCGCAACGAGCGACGTTCGCTAACCCGAAGCTGTTTAATGAAATGGTGAAAGACGCTGGAGAAGTCGTGCAAGGTTCATTAGCAAGAGTTGAACCCGAAGGCCAAGTTACGCGAATGTGGGAAGCGATAGAAACCTACATGAACCGTAAACAGCCTTTGATTGTCGTGGCGGGTGCCGATTATGGCCAAGGTTCATCACGTGATTGGGCTGCCAAAGGTGTGCGCTTAGCGGGTGTTGAAGTGATTGTTGCTGAAGGGTTTGAACGAATTCACAGAACCAACTTGGTTGGCATGGGCGTGCTGCCTCTGCAATTCAAAGCGGGGAACAATCGCAACACCTTAGAACTGGACGGCACCGAGCTTTACGACGTGTACGGTGACATTGAAGCCTGTTCTGATTTGGCTCTAGTGATCACTCGTAAAAACGGTGAAAAGCTTGATGTTCCTGTGACCTGCCGACTAGACACCGCAGACGAAGTGAATGTGTACAGTGCTGGTGGCGTATTGCAACGTTTTGCCAAAGACTTTCTCGCCCAGTAG
- the prpC gene encoding bifunctional 2-methylcitrate synthase/citrate synthase yields MSVSLSDKAAVDKASTENPQQSAKTASAPAIGGAGLRGQSAGTTALCTVGQSGTGLTYRGYDITDLANHAQFEEVAHLLLRGHLPTEKELDDYKILLVGLRGLPQPLKAALELIPADAHPMDVMRTGCSMLGNLEQETDFSEQLPATERMLALFPAIICYWYRFSHDGVRIDTEDQSEACLGGYFLKMLTDKTPSELHKKVMHCSLTLYAEHEFNASTFAARVCASTLSDIHSCVTAAIGTLRGPLHGGANEAAMEMIQDWQTADEAETNIMQMLANKDKIMGFGHAIYRESDPRNALIKCWSKELAQEVGDKQLYAVSERVEAVMKREKGLFCNADFFHASAYHFMDIPTKLFTPIFVMSRLTGWTAHVFEQRENNRIIRPSADYTGPEHQDWLPIHLR; encoded by the coding sequence ATGTCTGTATCTTTGAGTGATAAAGCAGCTGTCGATAAGGCTTCAACAGAAAACCCACAACAAAGCGCAAAAACAGCAAGTGCACCTGCAATCGGTGGTGCTGGTCTACGTGGCCAAAGTGCGGGAACTACGGCGCTATGTACGGTAGGCCAGTCAGGAACGGGTTTGACCTACCGTGGCTATGATATAACCGACCTTGCTAATCATGCTCAGTTCGAAGAAGTGGCGCATCTGCTACTAAGAGGTCACTTACCCACTGAAAAAGAGCTCGATGATTACAAAATATTGTTGGTTGGTCTGCGCGGCTTGCCTCAACCTTTGAAAGCAGCATTAGAGCTTATCCCTGCTGACGCTCATCCGATGGATGTGATGAGAACGGGTTGTTCAATGCTAGGTAATCTAGAGCAAGAGACTGATTTTTCTGAGCAACTGCCTGCGACTGAACGAATGCTCGCGCTTTTCCCTGCCATTATTTGTTATTGGTACCGCTTTAGCCATGATGGCGTGCGAATTGATACTGAAGATCAAAGTGAAGCCTGTCTGGGTGGCTACTTCTTGAAAATGCTAACGGATAAAACACCTAGTGAACTTCATAAGAAGGTGATGCACTGCTCGCTAACCCTTTACGCAGAACATGAGTTTAATGCTTCAACCTTTGCCGCTCGTGTGTGTGCATCCACACTGTCAGATATCCACTCTTGTGTCACCGCAGCGATTGGCACACTGCGAGGCCCATTGCACGGTGGAGCAAATGAAGCGGCGATGGAAATGATCCAAGATTGGCAAACCGCTGATGAAGCAGAAACTAACATCATGCAGATGCTTGCTAACAAAGACAAAATCATGGGCTTCGGTCATGCCATTTATCGTGAGAGCGATCCACGAAATGCTCTAATCAAGTGTTGGTCAAAAGAGCTAGCTCAAGAGGTGGGTGATAAACAGCTTTACGCCGTTTCAGAACGTGTTGAAGCGGTAATGAAGCGCGAGAAGGGACTGTTTTGTAATGCGGACTTTTTCCACGCATCGGCCTACCACTTCATGGATATTCCAACCAAATTATTTACTCCGATCTTCGTGATGAGCCGCCTTACGGGTTGGACGGCGCACGTGTTCGAACAGAGAGAAAATAATCGCATCATTCGTCCAAGTGCAGACTATACCGGCCCAGAGCATCAAGACTGGCTGCCTATTCATCTACGTTAG
- a CDS encoding GntR family transcriptional regulator encodes MNTAIKDLSLSANTKIRVSDKENTKSENLTEYLVEAIVNGELPPGSKISEPELAKRFEVSRGPLREAIMRVEGLGLIERIPHVGARVITFSADKLLELYAVREALEGMAARLAARHITQEELIGLEGLLSTHSKHIDEVEGSSYFHQHGDFDFHYRIIKASRNSKLISLLCDELYHLLRMYRYQSPRAQSRPKEALDEHKYILQAIRNRDEELAEMLMRRHISGSRLLIEQQIQSKDLD; translated from the coding sequence ATGAATACTGCGATAAAAGATCTCAGCTTAAGTGCAAACACGAAAATACGTGTGAGCGACAAAGAAAACACCAAGTCGGAAAATCTGACTGAGTATCTCGTTGAGGCGATTGTTAACGGTGAATTACCACCGGGCAGTAAGATCTCGGAGCCTGAACTGGCTAAACGCTTCGAGGTAAGTCGAGGTCCATTACGTGAAGCTATAATGCGTGTGGAAGGGCTAGGGCTTATTGAGCGAATTCCTCATGTCGGCGCTCGAGTTATTACTTTTTCTGCAGACAAACTGCTAGAGCTTTACGCGGTGCGAGAGGCATTGGAAGGCATGGCGGCTCGCCTAGCAGCGCGACATATCACACAAGAAGAGCTTATCGGGCTTGAAGGATTATTGTCGACACACTCAAAGCACATCGATGAAGTCGAAGGTTCTTCTTACTTTCATCAACATGGGGATTTCGATTTCCATTACCGCATTATCAAAGCGAGTCGTAACAGCAAACTCATTTCGCTGCTGTGTGATGAGCTTTATCACCTATTACGCATGTACCGCTATCAATCGCCTAGGGCTCAGTCTCGACCAAAAGAGGCGCTCGATGAACACAAATACATCCTACAAGCGATTCGTAATCGCGATGAAGAGCTAGCAGAAATGCTAATGCGACGACACATCTCGGGTAGTCGATTGCTTATAGAACAACAAATTCAATCCAAAGATCTTGATTAA
- the prpF gene encoding 2-methylaconitate cis-trans isomerase PrpF, protein MTNKQIKVPATYMRGGTSKGVFFNLEELPEAAQVAGEARDALLLRVIGSPDPYGKQTDGMGGATSSTSKTVIVSKSSKAYHDVDYLFGQVAIDKSFVDWSGNCGNLSAAVGPFAIHNGLVDSNRIPENGVVEVRVWQVNIEKTIIVHVPIADGEVQELGDFELDGVTFPAAEIQVDFLDPADASGSMFPTGNVVDFLDVPDLGCIKATYINAGIPTIFVDAESVGYQGTELQSDINSDTKALALFESIRAHGAVAMGLIDSLEQAESRQHTPKVAFVAKPQAYQASSGKSVAAEDTDLLVRALSMGQLHHAMMGTAAVAIASAASVPGTLVNLAAGEGSRDFVTFGHPSGTLKVGAKAIQTESGWQIERAIMSRSARVIMEGAIRVPFPK, encoded by the coding sequence ATGACAAATAAACAGATCAAAGTGCCTGCAACTTATATGCGGGGCGGAACAAGCAAAGGTGTCTTTTTCAATTTAGAAGAGTTACCTGAAGCTGCGCAAGTCGCCGGAGAAGCACGAGACGCATTACTTCTGCGGGTGATTGGTAGTCCAGATCCTTATGGCAAACAAACCGACGGCATGGGTGGCGCAACATCCAGCACCAGCAAAACCGTTATTGTTTCGAAAAGCAGTAAAGCCTATCACGATGTTGATTACCTATTCGGCCAAGTAGCAATAGACAAGTCGTTCGTTGATTGGAGCGGTAACTGCGGCAATCTATCTGCTGCCGTAGGCCCATTTGCAATTCATAATGGACTGGTCGATTCGAATCGTATTCCAGAAAACGGTGTGGTCGAGGTGCGAGTATGGCAAGTGAACATAGAGAAAACCATTATTGTTCATGTACCTATCGCTGATGGGGAAGTCCAAGAGTTAGGTGACTTTGAGCTCGATGGTGTCACTTTCCCCGCTGCTGAGATCCAAGTTGATTTTCTAGACCCCGCCGACGCGAGTGGCTCTATGTTCCCAACAGGGAATGTTGTCGATTTTTTAGATGTTCCAGATCTGGGGTGCATTAAAGCGACATACATCAATGCCGGAATACCCACCATTTTTGTTGATGCTGAATCGGTTGGTTACCAAGGCACTGAACTTCAATCAGATATCAATAGTGATACCAAAGCCTTGGCTCTGTTTGAATCCATCCGAGCACATGGTGCAGTAGCGATGGGTCTTATTGATTCTTTAGAACAAGCTGAATCACGCCAACACACACCTAAAGTCGCGTTTGTTGCTAAGCCTCAAGCGTACCAAGCCTCCAGTGGTAAATCGGTTGCTGCCGAAGATACTGACCTTCTTGTGCGTGCTTTGTCTATGGGACAACTGCATCACGCTATGATGGGTACGGCTGCAGTCGCCATTGCTTCAGCGGCGAGTGTGCCGGGCACGTTAGTGAACTTGGCAGCCGGTGAGGGGTCTCGAGATTTTGTGACCTTTGGTCATCCATCAGGAACCTTAAAAGTGGGTGCTAAAGCTATTCAGACGGAAAGCGGTTGGCAAATAGAACGGGCGATTATGAGTCGTAGTGCCCGAGTGATCATGGAAGGTGCCATCCGTGTGCCTTTTCCTAAGTAA
- a CDS encoding AraC family transcriptional regulator — MLIDDNTPFYVDGMAYPFVGIAAQVGKHDSGMHTHNRAQLLFAPHGCISITLDGMHCVLPPTKVAWIPAGIEHCATMTNVVAYRSLYFDPLRIKNLPEELSILNVTPLLKELIERMAFWDWDKPSEEQQNTLALCCEELSYAERNELTLPLPKDKRLALWLEKVKLGTQLPQPLNEMAKHIGASSKTVSRLFIKETGMPYQAWRQQWRLLSAIEQLSEKKSVSVVAHELEFSSDSAFIHFFKQHTGETPTHYMK, encoded by the coding sequence ATGTTGATCGATGACAACACACCTTTTTATGTTGATGGAATGGCCTATCCCTTTGTCGGCATTGCCGCCCAAGTCGGCAAGCACGATTCTGGTATGCATACACACAACCGTGCACAATTGTTATTTGCACCACACGGTTGCATCAGTATTACCCTCGACGGAATGCATTGTGTGTTGCCGCCCACCAAAGTTGCCTGGATACCCGCGGGAATTGAGCATTGTGCAACCATGACCAATGTCGTGGCCTATCGCTCGCTTTATTTTGATCCTCTTCGCATTAAAAACTTGCCTGAAGAGTTAAGTATTCTTAACGTCACACCACTACTAAAGGAGTTGATCGAACGAATGGCTTTTTGGGATTGGGATAAACCTAGTGAAGAGCAACAAAACACATTGGCGTTGTGTTGCGAGGAACTTTCTTACGCAGAAAGGAACGAGCTAACGCTACCTTTACCCAAAGATAAACGATTAGCGTTGTGGTTAGAAAAAGTAAAACTAGGAACACAGTTACCTCAACCACTCAATGAAATGGCCAAGCATATTGGAGCAAGCAGCAAGACCGTTAGCCGATTATTCATCAAAGAAACGGGGATGCCTTACCAAGCTTGGCGTCAACAATGGAGGCTGTTAAGTGCCATTGAGCAATTGTCAGAAAAAAAGAGTGTCTCTGTGGTTGCCCACGAGTTAGAGTTCTCCAGTGACAGTGCGTTTATTCATTTCTTTAAGCAACACACCGGAGAAACCCCCACTCACTACATGAAGTGA
- the prpB gene encoding methylisocitrate lyase, whose protein sequence is MKLSAGAKFRQAVQDNDPLQIVGTVNPYCAMMAKNLGHQAIYLSGGGIANASYGLPDLGITTLNDVLVDVERITNACDLPLLVDIDTGFGGAFNIARTIRAMEKAGAAAVHMEDQVAQKRCGHRPNKAIVSQQEMVDRVKAATDARTDESFVIMARTDALAVEGIDSAIERAIACVEAGADMIFPEAMNQLDQYVKFSAALKSATGKHVPILANITEFGQTPLYNCNELAQSSVDMVLYPLSAFRAMNKAAENVYKHLLVEGNQEALLDSMQTRKELYEHLNYHDYENKLDQLFSSEG, encoded by the coding sequence ATGAAGTTATCAGCAGGAGCAAAGTTCCGACAAGCTGTGCAAGACAACGACCCATTGCAGATTGTGGGTACGGTGAATCCGTATTGCGCGATGATGGCAAAGAACTTGGGGCATCAGGCGATCTATTTGTCGGGTGGAGGCATCGCCAATGCGTCTTATGGTTTGCCTGATTTAGGTATTACGACATTGAACGATGTGTTGGTGGATGTTGAACGTATTACCAACGCGTGTGATCTGCCATTGCTGGTAGATATCGATACGGGATTTGGTGGCGCATTCAATATTGCACGTACGATTCGCGCTATGGAGAAGGCAGGCGCAGCAGCAGTCCACATGGAAGACCAAGTCGCTCAGAAACGCTGTGGTCATCGACCAAATAAAGCGATTGTAAGTCAGCAAGAGATGGTCGATAGAGTTAAGGCTGCAACTGATGCTAGAACCGACGAAAGCTTTGTGATTATGGCTCGTACGGATGCATTGGCGGTTGAAGGAATAGACAGTGCGATTGAACGAGCGATTGCGTGTGTTGAAGCGGGCGCTGACATGATTTTCCCTGAGGCGATGAATCAACTCGATCAATACGTGAAGTTCTCGGCAGCGCTGAAATCAGCAACGGGTAAACACGTGCCTATTTTGGCCAACATCACTGAGTTTGGCCAAACACCGCTCTATAACTGTAACGAGTTGGCCCAATCAAGTGTCGATATGGTGCTTTATCCACTGAGTGCATTCCGCGCGATGAACAAAGCGGCGGAGAATGTTTACAAGCACTTGTTAGTTGAAGGCAATCAAGAAGCTTTGTTGGATTCAATGCAAACCCGTAAAGAGCTTTACGAACACCTTAATTACCACGACTACGAGAACAAGCTTGATCAGTTGTTTTCAAGCGAAGGGTAA
- a CDS encoding multidrug effflux MFS transporter, which yields MNKKPHIGLIIILLMFPQIVETIYSPVLPHLVDYFGVSMASASQTLSIYFIAFAVGVVFWGRVSDLIGRRKAMLCGLFTYGVGCLLAITATQFDMVMIARVVSAFGAAVGSVIGQTILRDSYEGKELGKVFSLAIVAVSISPVVGLMSGGFIAEYFGHLVVFSLLLVMAFILLIVSAFSLPETKPADTKTVSFIGIFTVMLKDRDIWKSAILVACFNVMMFSYYSLAPFMFSQFGLSSIEFGYSGVILAVASVLGSSMNKRLLVKEWGSQRLIQIAVLISFVGAVQVYFCQDSLWFLLGMAAVVVGFGMASPNIFSTALVNYKQQAGTAGAVLGLLYYCLIGGGLGLAGEIGNLGVVLIGMSLLASTMLMSRD from the coding sequence ATGAATAAAAAACCCCATATCGGACTGATCATCATTCTGCTGATGTTCCCCCAAATTGTTGAAACTATCTACAGCCCAGTATTGCCGCACTTAGTTGATTATTTTGGTGTATCAATGGCAAGTGCAAGTCAAACCTTGTCGATTTACTTTATTGCTTTTGCTGTGGGTGTTGTTTTTTGGGGACGAGTTTCTGATCTTATTGGCCGCAGAAAAGCGATGTTGTGTGGTTTGTTTACTTATGGTGTTGGTTGTCTGTTAGCCATCACGGCAACTCAATTTGATATGGTCATGATTGCGCGGGTTGTTTCAGCTTTTGGGGCGGCGGTAGGCTCAGTTATTGGTCAAACAATATTACGAGATAGCTATGAAGGCAAAGAGCTAGGGAAAGTGTTTTCGCTTGCAATTGTTGCAGTATCAATCAGCCCTGTTGTTGGTTTAATGTCAGGAGGATTTATTGCTGAATATTTTGGACACTTAGTGGTGTTCAGTTTACTGCTTGTCATGGCTTTTATATTGCTGATCGTATCGGCCTTTTCTTTACCCGAAACGAAACCTGCTGACACTAAAACAGTCAGCTTTATTGGTATTTTCACGGTAATGCTAAAAGATAGGGATATTTGGAAAAGTGCGATTCTTGTGGCTTGCTTTAATGTCATGATGTTTAGCTATTATTCCTTAGCGCCATTTATGTTCAGCCAGTTTGGCTTAAGTTCCATTGAATTTGGTTACAGTGGCGTGATATTAGCGGTAGCATCTGTTTTAGGAAGCTCGATGAATAAACGATTGCTGGTAAAAGAATGGGGTTCCCAACGACTCATTCAGATCGCGGTGTTAATCAGCTTTGTTGGGGCTGTTCAGGTGTACTTTTGCCAAGACAGCCTTTGGTTTCTTTTAGGAATGGCTGCTGTGGTTGTAGGGTTTGGTATGGCAAGTCCTAATATATTTAGTACGGCGTTGGTCAATTATAAACAGCAAGCAGGCACGGCAGGGGCGGTTCTAGGATTGTTGTATTACTGTTTAATTGGTGGGGGACTAGGACTTGCTGGTGAGATTGGTAACTTAGGGGTTGTGCTAATAGGAATGTCGTTATTGGCAAGCACCATGTTGATGTCTCGTGATTAA